GAGGTCGAGCAGGGCCGCCACGAAAAAGTCGATCCCTCCGGTTTTCTGCAGGGCCAAGGCGAAGGGGAGCATCCCGACAATCAATATGAGGCTTTGCCAGTGGATGGAGCGATAGGCGCTCTCCATATCGATGCAGCGAAAGGCGCCCATCAGCATGCAGCCGAGAAGGGCGGCAATGACGTTGGGAACCAGCCCACTGATCATCAAAGCGATAGTCGCAGCGAGACCGATGAGGGCAAAAGGGGCCTGACGCAGGGCCGGCGCGGCTTCGTCGAACTCGGCGGGGAGATTGAGCAGTAAAAAATCGTGGCTCTGCGAACGCAACTGGCGAATGGATTTCCAGGTGCCGGCAATGAGCAGCGTATCCCCCAGTTTCAGCTTTTCGCGCAGCAGATTTTCTCCCAGGGGCTCGCCTTTACGCCGGATCCCCATGACGCTGATCCCCCGTTGCGAGCGCAGTTGCAGATCGAGCACCGACTTGCCGATGAGGAACGATTCGGGGGGAAGCAGCAGTTCGGCCATCCCCAACTCCCGTGACAGATCGTCGCGAAAGCCGCTCTCGCTCAGCCCCAGTTCGGCCCGAAACGCCTCGACACTGATGGGGGCGCAGGTAAAGTCGATGATGATAATGTCACCGGCAAGCAACTCCCGGTTGGCGGAGGGTCGCAGCATGACCCGGCGGAACTGGCGCTGGCGTTCGATGGAGACGATATTGGCCAGGTAGCGCTTGCGCAGTTCCACTTCGCCGAGCGTTTGCCCCACCAGCGGGGAATCGGGCTCGATGCGCATGCGATGAACGCGATCGAGAATCCGATATTCCCGCGCCAGATCCATCAACCGGCGGCGCTTTTCGGGTGCGCCTTCACCTTCCTTGCGACCGCCGATCCGGCCCTGCATCGCCAGCATGTAACCGACGCCGCAGAGGAGCACGACCAGACCCATCGGGGTGAAATCGAAGAAGGCGAAGCCTTCGTACCCGGCGCGGCCGAGTTCGGCATTGACGATCAGGTTGGGCG
This genomic window from Desulfuromonas acetexigens contains:
- a CDS encoding SLC13 family permease; protein product: MLPTPYPGLSVMNAETLWVLGLLALCIAAFVANRPRMDAVALLALLALVLSGILDAGEALAGFSEPSVILIAAFFVIGESLVRTGIALRVGDWLVDKAGKSETRVLVLLMLAVAVLGSVMSSTGVVAIFIPVTLSVAGRIGVSRSRLMMPLCFAGLISGMLTLVGTPPNLIVNAELGRAGYEGFAFFDFTPMGLVVLLCGVGYMLAMQGRIGGRKEGEGAPEKRRRLMDLAREYRILDRVHRMRIEPDSPLVGQTLGEVELRKRYLANIVSIERQRQFRRVMLRPSANRELLAGDIIIIDFTCAPISVEAFRAELGLSESGFRDDLSRELGMAELLLPPESFLIGKSVLDLQLRSQRGISVMGIRRKGEPLGENLLREKLKLGDTLLIAGTWKSIRQLRSQSHDFLLLNLPAEFDEAAPALRQAPFALIGLAATIALMISGLVPNVIAALLGCMLMGAFRCIDMESAYRSIHWQSLILIVGMLPFALALQKTGGIDFFVAALLDLVGDAGPRVVMAALFLLTAVIGLFISNTATAVLMAPIGIGVAQELGVSPYPFAMTVALAASAAFMTPISSPVNTLVLGPGNYRFVDFLRVGVPFTLIVLLICIALLPLLFPL